In Asterias rubens chromosome 10, eAstRub1.3, whole genome shotgun sequence, the following proteins share a genomic window:
- the LOC117295823 gene encoding branched-chain-amino-acid aminotransferase-like protein 2, with the protein MSNTVRRERSLSAMSMQGKTVSPSHTDGMNSARMAWTGDDSKTKNKTTTTTTTAKVMLWSAPRSLSTVFERSIIALDGSDVYNEMYTAAYLFGPERRWLKFIPSLAPTLSHSRVKEKLKKASQKNQSASVIFAKDFGFAVAGHLEDIPEDFVHTFLIRDPVKVFTSLKPRLEASRITKMVVGTDITGCIPADGYTIKELYDLFEYVEHKYRKTPIVIDADDLLSDPEGMLKQYCLATGIPFDEQMMHWNPAKVGSLKWHCPRVLRASNRLMGWYNAALNSSGFRKPTPKKKVEMSELQPDVREAIEFTTPYYQAMYKMRLRPEGSEDSN; encoded by the coding sequence ATGTCAAACACAGTTAGAAGAGAGAGGTCTTTGAGTGCCATGAGCATGCAAGGGAAGACGGTGTCGCCGAGTCACACAGATGGGATGAACTCGGCCAGAATGGCATGGACTGGTgatgacagcaaaacaaaaaacaaaacaacaacaacaacaacaacggctAAAGTGATGCTGTGGTCTGCTCCAAGATCGCTGTCCACTGTCTTTGAGCGGTCCATCATTGCCTTGGATGGGTCTGATGTCTATAACGAGATGTACACTGCAGCGTATCTATTCGGTCCGGAGCGAAGGTGGCTGAAGTTCATACCGTCTCTAGCGCCTACGCTCTCCCACTCCCGCGTCAAGGAGAAACTGAAGAAAGCATCACAGAAAAACCAGTCAGCCAGTGTGATCTTCGCCAAGGATTTCGGCTTCGCGGTGGCAGGGCATCTCGAAGATATCCCCGAGGACTTTGTACACACCTTCTTGATTCGGGATCCTGTGAAGGTCTTCACGTCTCTGAAACCCCGCCTTGAGGCCTCTCGGATAACCAAGATGGTGGTCGGCACAGACATCACCGGATGCATCCCGGCCGATGGGTACACCATCAAGGAACTCTACGATCTGTTCGAGTACGTCGAGCACAAATATCGGAAGACACCCATAGTCATCGACGCGGACGATCTCCTCAGTGACCCGGAGGGTATGTTGAAACAGTATTGCCTGGCCACTGGGATCCCATTCGATGAGCAAATGATGCATTGGAACCCGGCAAAGGTAGGGTCACTCAAGTGGCACTGTCCCCGTGTCCTGCGGGCCTCGAACCGCCTGATGGGGTGGTACAATGCCGCTCTGAACAGCTCCGGTTTCCGGAAGCCCACACCGAAAAAGAAAGTGGAAATGTCAGAACTGCAGCCCGATGTCAGAGAGGCCATCGAATTTACAACTCCTTACTACCAAGCCATGTATAAGATGAGACTTCGACCAGAGGGGAGTGAAGACTCGAACTGA